GAGTGGAGGTCAGAGATTACTATCAATTGTActgaaatttttaatttttcaatgtGGGGCTATGGGTTGCACTATGTCTCAGGCCAGAAGTCCAAGCCAGAGATTCTATCCGCTGCAAAACGTCAAGCTCTGCTCTCTAGAAGACAGGTATTAAGTCTGAGTTAATGGAGTGTTCTCATAATAGTATATATTTTCAAGATAATCGAAGTTTCTATTAATACTTTCTGCATTTCACCTCATAACTAGTGGAACGATATCCAACTTATACGTTTGGACGTTTTAGTGTTTTACCAATTTTAAGTAAGAAGATTCGATATTTTCATAAATATGAATTACTTGTATACGGTACCTAGGGTCCTACGAGTGCTAATACAAGAAACCTTTGCAGTCCAAGATTGAGTCCCTGAAGATATCCCATATCTGAATTTGTCCGAAGTGCCCTTATTTTGCAGGACAAGAAAAAGATAGGCTATCCTTGCATGGGGCCTTGGGGGGGGTATATTGCAATTTAATAGCTGTCCAATTCACAGCCTCAGAGTCACCGACCCCCTTCCCAATCAGAAGAGTCATCACCAGTAATGTCATGTCATGTGCAATTGTAACCTTCCCTTTAAACAAAGCTCTCTTCTGAGCTACAGCCAACACCACCACCATACCTCGAGCACGAGGGGGCCATCATTATCATAATTTGAATTGAATTTTCAAATCTTCACAAAGTAAATgcaaaagatgaagaagatgccGCAAACCCAAAACCTAGCATATTTTACACGGTAGATAGGAAATGTATAagagactcttgagtcaacatCCAGCATGAACCTTGTGAGCCTTTTTGATCAAACAAGCCTTTCAGGTCATCTCATTGAATCCTTAAATGCGTAATACACTTTAAATCCTTAAATGTGTAAAACACTTTAAATTAATGAACCGATTACCAATTATTAGGGAGTTTTAATACTCAGAAATACTATGTAACACTTTGCTGTCATTCTGTGATTTCTGTCGAGTGACCTTAGCGGTAAAGTTGTGATTCTTACTAGACTACATTTTCGACTGTGTCGTTTGACTCCACCTTATAATGGATCTCACCGTCTTCGATATTTTTTGAGCAGGAAACCTGAGAAATTCAAGATTCCTCTGCAGAGACTGAGTCTTGTATATCAGAGAGCATTGAAAACATTCAGACTCTTCACGCTGTGTCTCTTAAATAATAGACACTCCACATTGTGCTCATTAATTCTCatatctcatcttcttcttcttcttccacattGTGCTCAGTCTCATCGTTCCATTTTCAAAGCCACTATATTAAACAAGCCATGAAAGCTTGCATTTTCTGCAACTCCAAACCAAACCCATGTCTAAAGTTCCAGTCTCTCCTCCTACTTCTCACTCTCACTTCCACTCTCTGTTCCTCTCAGAGCCCCTCACTTATTTTGCCCCTCAGAACCCAGGAAATTCCATCTGGGTCCTTCCCAAAGTCCCCAAACAAGCTCCCATTTCACCACAATGTGACCCTCACCGTCTCCGTCACGGTGGGCACGCCTCCCCAGAACGTCTCCATGGTCATCGACACCGGAAGCGAGCTCTCCTGGCTTAACTGCAACAGAACCCGAAACTTCACGTTCGACCCGACCCGGTCCAGTTCCTACAAGCCCATCCCGTGCTCCTCGCCCACCTGCACGACCCGGACCCAGGACCTATCCATACCCGCCTCCTGCGACTCCAACAAGCTCTGCCACGCCACGCTTACCTACGCCGACTTCTCGTCGTCGGAGGGATGCCTCGCCGCCGACGAGTTCTCCATCGGTAGCTCCGGAATTTCGGGTCTGGTTTTCGGGTGCATGGACTCGATCTTCGACCCGAACTCCGACGAAGACTCCAAGAACACCGGGTTAATGGGCATGAACCGCGGCTCGCTCTCCTTCGTTTCTCAAATGGCCTTTCCCAAATTCTCGTACTGCATCTCGGGCTCCGATTTCTCGGGAGTCTTGCTTCTCGGGGACTCCAATTTCTCGTTGGTCGCGCCGTTGAACTACACCCCGTTGATCCAAATCTCAACGCCGTTGCCGTACTTCGACCGCGTCGCCTACACCGTCCAGCTCGAAGGCATTAAGGTCTTGAACAAGCTCCTCCCGATTCCGAAATCCGACTTCGAACCGGACCATACCGGGGCGGGTCAGACCATGGTCGACTCGGGCACCCAGTTCACTTTCCTTCTCGGGCCGGTTTACACAGCACTCCGAACCGAGTTCTTGAACCAAACCGCCCACATTCTTCGGGTTTATGAGGATCCGAACTTCGTCTTCCAAGGAGCTATGGATTTGTGTTACCGGGTCGGGTTGAACCAATCCAAACTGCCACAGTTACCTTCCGTGACGCTAATGTTTCGGGGCGCCGAGATGAAAGTGTCGGGTAATCAGTTACTGTATCGGGTACGGGGTGAGGTCAGAGGGAGTGATTCGCTGTACTGCTTCACATTTGGAAACTCCGACCTTTTGGGTGTTGAGGCGTTTGTTATTGGTCACCATCACCAGCAGAACGTGTGGATGGAATTTGACCTCCATAACTCTCGGATCGGATTGGCTGAGGTGCAGTGTGATTTGGCGGGTCAGAAATTTGGGTTCAATGTATAGTTCCTCCCGGACCCGGTCCAGTGTGGTTATCGTGATTGTGTGTAGGTAAGGACCTTGGTAGTTACAGTGGTCCTCGACTGTATCATCGTCGTCATTATGTGGGCCTATCATCTAGGGTTGGTTTGATGTGTGGACGGTTTTGATTGCTGCATGGAAGATTACATTGGTGTTTAAGTAGATAGCTAGACTACTAAGAGTAGATTAGATGAAGTAGAAGGAGAATAAGAGTTGCAAAAATTTATTTTGCCAATTTATGTGTAGTGAGAGTTGAGTTTCGTGAAGTATGTATACTAaagaattatttaaataaacaGTTAAGTGAATTAACGGTTTATTTACATAATTCTTCTGTATGCTTAGGTGTGTGAATCTGTGATTATAGTTATAAAGTAATAATTTGTAGATGAAGATTTTTCTTTATCAGAATGGAGATTTTCTATCATTACCCAAATATGTCAAAACGAAAAAAATACGTCATGAAGTTTTTGACTATGGTTGAATCGGTAGACGAGCAGAGACAATGGCCTTCTCTTGCTCTCATTTGTATCTGCGAATATGCATTATATTTACTTTTGACCAAATATATTTGTCAATCAACGTTATTAATATTCTTTACAATGATGCTTATGAATCAAGGTCTAGCATCTCGTTTCCAAACAACTTTAATGGCATACACTCACTCTTGCATTATTTTTGATCTTAGAGTATAACTTAATCCACGATAAATGGATAAGACATTGACATTAGGAAGAATGACGAAATATGAGTTGCACGCGATAGTAGGGGCATTCAGCAAGCACATCGCTCGGTAGTATCATACTAACCTTAATACCAAAGATTTGAAGTGCATTATCTGAATTGTGGTTGTGGTTGTTTATGACTTTGTTCTGTCAACTTATTTTGTCAAATCTTTTGGTATTGCTTAGAGAAGTTGAGATACTATTTTGAGGAACAATCAATTTGAGCAGAAATTTTGGTTGGCATTCAATAGGAAATGACTAGTGAGCAACCAACACGATCAATGGCTGGCATGGTAAAAGTGCTTCATTATTAGAAAAGGTACTTGACCGGTTTCAACTTGCTATGTTTTTCCGACCACCGATGGTCCATCACCACCTAAATATGTAAGGTCTTGCAGCCACTGTCATTTTCAATGATGATCGTATCTTAAGGTGAAGAACAATACCAACCTCTAACAACATTATAACAGAAGCTAGTACAGTAGTAAGGAAGGACGAGTTGAATCCAATGTCATTTTCTATTTACCTTCTGATAAAAGATGTTAAACAACAATAGGTATTGAGTTTAACTCAAAAGACCTTGATACGATTAGGAATAAGTCACTCACTCAAAAGATATCTCTATCAAGAAGTAATTTACTAGTGAGTATAACAACTTATTTCTGGTGACTTGGGTcaaacacccaaaaaaaaaaattagaggaaaATAGTATGTGTCTAAACCTCAACCAAATTATCAAACAAAGGGTTGGTCATTTTAAGTAAAAAAGTCCAGCTGGCTAAAACCAAAGTGGCAAGAGGTCAGATGAAGCTATAGACTAATAATTCTGTTTGAATCGAAACTTTTTTCAATCACTAAAACCTTCACGTCACAAAATTTAGAATCTTTAATCACGTGATCAGTTATTGTGAGATGAACGTTGTATACGTCTGTTAAATTAAAAAATCTCTCACCTTATCTAATCTCTGCTATCAATAGTTGTATGGCATCCTTTTCAATTATCTCTAGTttcattgaaaaaataaattatcaaACTGGATATTGATTGATCTGCTACGTAGGGTTGTTGTTTTTAAAATAATATTGGCAAATAAGACAATGTCGATTTCCATTAACATCGAAGCTGTTAAAATTGAACAAATGACAGCTAACAAGATATGGTGTAACACCTGCCTTCATTTTCCTTGATTTACAAGTATAAACGGTAGGAGGTTGAAGGCTACTAGGCAATCATGGACTAAAGGAAAATAGTACATGTCAAAACCTTAACTAAATCATAAAACAAGATCCGCTCATTTTAAGTAAAAGAGTCGGTAGGCTACAACCAAAGTGGCAAGAGGCCGGATGAAGCTGTAGACAAGCCATTCTGCTTGTATGAAAAATCTTTTCAATCACTTAAACTTTCAAATTATGAAATTTAGAAGATTTAATCACGTGATTAGTTATTGTGAAATGGACGTTGAATGCGTCTgttgaattaaaaatttgtCACGATATCTAACACCTTTAATGTAGTTGTACAACATCCTTTTCAATCTTTAGTTTcatgggaaagaaaaaaaattcccaaattgGATGTTGATTGATCTGCTATATAGAGTTGTTAATTGCATTTCAAATGACGTTGGTAAATCAAACAttgtcgatttttttttttaaaaggagtTTAGAACCAAGCCAAGCTTAGAGGTTCAGCCCCACGCCtgacttattatattaataatATTAGTGTGCACAtagggggacataaaaccttgaCCTCGAGCACCAGTACATAAATCctcgtagagaacatcctggAAAATCACAGGAGCCTCCTCTAACCAAATATCATCCAGTTAATTAAGACTAGCAAAGTGAGCCAATCTATGGGCTACACTATTTGCTTCACGGGAAATATGCCTAATCTGAATAGAATGAAAAGTtgtcaaatatgacttacaatcaTCGATAATACGCCCTATAACAGATAGATCATCCCCACTTTGTTGTAGAGCAGCCACCACAAGTGACTGTGAGCAATCACTCTCAAGACCGAAATTGTCCCTATCTTGGTGAATAGCCAAAAGAGCTCCAGCTTTTTAGAAAGGGTAGAATTAGATCAATTTCCATTAACATCAAAGCTGTTATACTATAGAGTACAAATGACAGCTAAAAAGATGGTGTAACACCTTCATTTTCCTTATTTAGCAAGTATAAACGGTAGGAGGTTGATGCttcatatttcttcatttcttattCATCTAATTCTCACTTCATTTGACATAAATGCTCATGCAAACTGCAAAAAGCTGTTGATGTTTCAAATTTCTGCAAGTGGCAGTTCAGGAATTTCAAGTCATACCTTTACagtaattaattaatctaatttGGCTTGATCAGCACTCTAAAGTAAAGCCTGACCAGCAGCTCTCGTCTGGTTTGAAACATGTATTTGGTTGCTGAAGGCATTGGTTTACCCATATCAATCACCTAATTAACACATGCATACTAAGCCTATAAAATGCTTCATCAATCTGCTCTTTGCTCATCCAACGCAACTCCAATTCAGCAGTCTATCTAGCTAATTGAGgtcagagaaagaaaaaatgggTTCTAGTCTTCCTGCATCACCAGCATTGTCAATGGCTATGATCTTCTTTGCGATTTGCACGTTCTTTTGTGTACTACCGGAGCTAGCAGTGGCAAAGCATGCACGGGTTACCAGGCACTACAAGTTTAATGTATGTGTTCCATTTCATTTACGATATGGTGAAATATAATCAAGGGCCGGTTAACGTTTTTAGCTTATTGTTTTGCGCAGATCAAGTCTCAAAGTGTGACGAGACTTTGTAAAACGAAGAGCATTATAACCGTGAATGGGCAGTTTCCGGGGCCTAGAATCATAGCAAGGGAAGGTGACAGGCTAGTGATCAAGGTGGTCAATCATGTTCAAAACAATGTCACTCTCCACTGGTACGTGTTAACTTGATATGCATTGTTCGCTCATTCCTCAAAGTTTAAGTTTTTAGGGTATGGTTTATTGTCTTTGATTAAATGCTCAGTATCGGTTGATATTTTAATGACAGGCATGGAATTAGGCAATTAAGGAGTGGATGGGCAGATGGACCTTCATATATAACTCAGTGCCCAATTCAGACAGGGCAGAGTTATGTGTATAACTTCACCATCATTGGCCAGAGAGGCACATTGTGGTGGCATGCACACATCTCTTGGCTTAGGGCAACCCTATATGGACCTATTGTCATTCTCCCTAAAAAGCATGTGCCTTACCCATTCCCCCAACCCTTCAAAGAAGTCCCCATCATATTTGGTAAGTAGTTCAAGATCCCAATTTTAATTTGATCGAAAACCCAACTAACTAAGAGT
Above is a genomic segment from Rosa chinensis cultivar Old Blush chromosome 3, RchiOBHm-V2, whole genome shotgun sequence containing:
- the LOC112191647 gene encoding aspartic proteinase PCS1; this translates as MKACIFCNSKPNPCLKFQSLLLLLTLTSTLCSSQSPSLILPLRTQEIPSGSFPKSPNKLPFHHNVTLTVSVTVGTPPQNVSMVIDTGSELSWLNCNRTRNFTFDPTRSSSYKPIPCSSPTCTTRTQDLSIPASCDSNKLCHATLTYADFSSSEGCLAADEFSIGSSGISGLVFGCMDSIFDPNSDEDSKNTGLMGMNRGSLSFVSQMAFPKFSYCISGSDFSGVLLLGDSNFSLVAPLNYTPLIQISTPLPYFDRVAYTVQLEGIKVLNKLLPIPKSDFEPDHTGAGQTMVDSGTQFTFLLGPVYTALRTEFLNQTAHILRVYEDPNFVFQGAMDLCYRVGLNQSKLPQLPSVTLMFRGAEMKVSGNQLLYRVRGEVRGSDSLYCFTFGNSDLLGVEAFVIGHHHQQNVWMEFDLHNSRIGLAEVQCDLAGQKFGFNV